In Solanum stenotomum isolate F172 chromosome 6, ASM1918654v1, whole genome shotgun sequence, one DNA window encodes the following:
- the LOC125869337 gene encoding uncharacterized protein LOC125869337, which translates to MKLSFPLPLFSTLLFIFIALSVPFAAGRKPHVINFRSRNLFPESFTWDPKSQHFIVGSTRHQKLIAVSDAGVVESLITDTSLPENSSFLGLTVDRYNNRLLACIHRPPSPESPTPFNALASYDLQSNRRLFLSPLLDDVTQYDAAAVANDVAVDFHGNAYVTNSGGDFIWKITLNGDVSILSKSKAFKSHPIDTTTDYHKCGLNGIVFSPRGYLLVVQSNTGKLFKVSVDDGAARAVILNRDLTAADGISIRQDGVVLVVSQEKLYFLNSNDGWGEGGVYDETALERERFATAVTVGDGRRVYVLYGHVMKGINGNEERDEFGIAEVESEKESEEEPVWLYILIGIGFFIFFIWRFQMHKLVESLNKKTV; encoded by the coding sequence ATGAAATTGAGTTTTCCCTTACCTCTCTTTTCTACTTTATTATTCATCTTCATCGCTTTATCAGTTCCTTTCGCCGCCGGTAGAAAACCCCATGTCATCAATTTCCGATCACGTAATCTCTTCCCAGAATCATTCACTTGGGATCCTAAATCCCAACACTTCATCGTCGGAAGCACTCGTCATCAGAAACTCATCGCTGTTTCCGATGCAGGCGTAGTCGAATCTCTAATCACCGATACCTCACTTCCTGAAAACTCCTCCTTCCTCGGCCTCACCGTCGACCGGTACAACAACCGTCTCCTCGCCTGCATCCACCGTCCCCCTTCCCCTGAATCCCCCACTCCTTTCAACGCCCTAGCTTCTTACGATCTCCAATCCAACCGCCGCCTCTTCCTCTCCCCTCTCCTCGATGACGTCACTCAATACGACGCCGCCGCTGTCGCTAACGACGTCGCCGTAGATTTCCACGGCAATGCTTACGTCACCAACTCCGGCGGCGATTTCATCTGGAAAATCACCCTAAACGGTGACGTTTCGATCTTATCTAAATCAAAAGCGTTCAAATCTCATCCTATCGATACGACGACGGATTACCACAAATGTGGTTTAAACGGCATCGTTTTCAGTCCGAGAGGATATTTACTCGTGGTCCAATCAAATACCGGGAAATTATTTAAAGTCAGCGTTGACGACGGAGCAGCGAGAGCCGTTATATTAAACAGAGACTTAACGGCGGCTGACGGAATTAGCATTAGACAAGACGGCGTCGTTTTGGTTGTGAGCCAAGAGAagctatattttttaaatagcaATGATGGATGGGGAGAAGGAGGAGTATATGACGAAACTGCCCTTGAGAGGGAGAGGTTTGCTACAGCTGTGACAGTAGGAGATGGGAGGAGGGTATATGTGTTATATGGGCATGTAATGAAGGGTATAAATGGAaatgaagaaagagatgagTTTGGTATAGCTGAAGTGGAATCTGAGaaagaaagtgaagaagaacCTGTTtggttatatatattaattggtATTGGATTCTTTATATTCTTTATTTGGAGATTTCAAATGCATAAGTTAGTGGAAAGCTTGAACAAAAAAACagtttga
- the LOC125867559 gene encoding uncharacterized protein LOC125867559, protein MLSNPLKSVVGSLPTVSEPNGSQPRSAPSLAMLKLNKTIFSPLQLTGNGKELPRQETTSTAVSRRELIGLAATTLGGLALLAAEPAEALEVADIGDSIKELFGFFKGKPKTGADNEKKPNSGTDDKKPKMEGHGNKPKIEADEKKSKVEIHGNKPKVEVDEKKTKNRDDTKASAPHHSEKEKVSSSSAATAILPNILNNTVP, encoded by the exons ATGTTGTCAAATCCATTGAAATCAGTAGTGGGTTCACTTCCCACAGTGTCAGAACCAAATGGCTCTCAACCAAGATCGGCACCTTCATTAGCAAtgttgaagttgaacaaaactatcttttctcctcttcaG TTGACAGGCAACGGAAAGGAGTTACCTCGGCAGGAGACAACCTCAACTGCTGTTTCAAGAAGAGAATTGATAGGTTTGGCAGCTACAACATTAGGTGGACTTGCCCTTTTGGCTGCAGAACCTGCAGAGGCACTTGAAGTAGCTGATATTGGGGATTCAATCAAGGAGCTGTTTGGATTTTTCAAAGGCAAACCAAAAACTGGAGCTGACAACGAAAAGAAACCAAATAGCGGAACTGATGATAAGAAGCCAAAAATGGAAGGCCATGGAAACAAACCAAAGATTGAAGCTGATGAAAAGAAGTCAAAAGTTGAAATCCATGGAAACAAACCAAAGGTTGAAGTTGAtgaaaagaaaaccaaaaacaGAGATGATACCAAGGCATCAGCCCCTCATCACTCAGAGAAGGAAAAAGTATCATCTTCTTCTGCTGCTACAGCAATCCTTCCCAACATTTTGAATAACACAGTTCCCTAA
- the LOC125867732 gene encoding uncharacterized protein LOC125867732, with product MKMEMEFKERLPSYYSVLGVNVDSSDEEIRRAYRKLAMQWHPDKWTRTPSLLGEAKRKFQQIQEAYSVLSDRKKRMMYDAGMYDPEDDDDEGFADFLQEMVSLMEDSRKEEKSYSMDELQSMFWEMAQGFETCNWSSFSQQTQNFESPQWFCGSSMAYDGSRTSQLNANFADTNPFFGFSTMQMQGANRFCR from the exons ATGAAGATGGAGATGGAGTTTAAAGAAAGGTTGCCTTCATATTATAGTGTACTTGGTGTAAATGTTGATTCTTCTGATGAAGAAATTAGACGTGCCTATAGAAAGCTAGCAATG CAATGGCACCCTGATAAATGGACTAGGACACCATCATTGTTAGGTGAAGCTAAGAGGAAGTTTCAGCAAATTCAAGAAGCTTATTCAG TGTTGTCGGATCGAAAGAAGAGAATGATGTATGATGCTGGCATGTATGATcctgaagatgatgatgatgag GGATTTGCTGATTTTCTACAAGAAATGGTATCTTTAATGGAAGATTCAAGGAAAGAG GAGAAAAGTTACAGTATGGATGAGTTGCAAAGCATGTTTTGGGAGATGGCTCAAGGGTTTGAGACTTGTAATTGGTCTAGCTTTTCTCAACAAACTCAGAACTTTGAGTCTCCACAATGGTTTTGTGGTAGTTCTATGGCTTATGATGGCTCCAGAACATCTCAGTTAAACGCGAATTTCGCAGACACAAATCCCTTCTTCGGTTTCTCAACAATGCAGATGCAAGGGGCTAATCGTTTCTGCagataa
- the LOC125869201 gene encoding uncharacterized protein LOC125869201 has translation MSRLVFFLLFFVVATPITNGLNPRKLDEGENKCGGCPCNKPCIPPSPPPPPPSPPPPSPPPPKKPPSGYDCPPPPYSGGGGGGGENVPYPPNSQYIYMTGPPGNLYPVDHDFGGAKRSFSSGFPLLIGGFFLGLFYFL, from the coding sequence ATGTCGCGACTTgtattttttctcttattttttgtgGTGGCTACACCTATAACCAATGGACTAAATCCACGAAAACTCGATGAGGGTGAAAATAAATGTGGAGGTTGTCCTTGTAACAAACCTTGTATTCCACCTtctcctccaccaccaccaccgtcaccaccaccaccatcaccaCCACCGCCAAAGAAACCACCAAGTGGCTATGACTGCCCTCCTCCTCCTTATTCCGGTGGCGGCGGTGGTGGTGGTGAAAATGTTCCCTATCCTCCAAATTCACAATACATATATATGACTGGTCCACCAGGGAATTTGTACCCCGTTGACCATGATTTTGGTGGTGCAAAAAGGAGCTTTTCTAGTGGATTTCCACTTTTGATTGGTGGATTTTTCTtgggattgttttattttttgtga